A DNA window from Siniperca chuatsi isolate FFG_IHB_CAS linkage group LG6, ASM2008510v1, whole genome shotgun sequence contains the following coding sequences:
- the tmco1 gene encoding calcium load-activated calcium channel, whose amino-acid sequence MSTMFADTILIVFISVCTALLAEGITWVLVYRTEKYKRLKAEVEKQSKKLEKKKETITESAGRQQKKKIERQEEKLKNNNRDLSMVRMKSMFAIGFCFTALMGMFNSIFDGRVVAKLPFVPLSYIQGLSHRNLLGEDYTDCSFIFLYILCTMSIRQNIQKMLGLAPSRAATKQAGGFLGPPPQAAKFS is encoded by the exons ATGAGCACCATGTTTGCAGACACCATTCTGATCGTGTTCATCTCCGTTTGTACAGCGCTGTTAGCTGAAG GGATTACCTGGGTTTTAGTGTATCGGACTGAAAAGTACAAGAGGTTAAAGGCTGAAgtggaaaaacaaagcaaaaaac ttgagaagaaaaaggaaaccaTCACAGAATCTGCAGGAcgtcaacagaagaagaagattg AAAGACAAGAGGAGAAGCTGAAGAACAACAACAGGGACTTGTCTATG GTGCGCATGAAGTCCATGTTCGCTATAGGCTTCTGCTTCACAGCTCTGATGGGCATGTTCAACTCCAT cttTGATGGAAGAGTAGTGGCCAAATTGCCTTTTGTGCCGCTGTCCTACATCCAGGGACTGTCGCATCGCAACCTGCTGGGCGAGGATTACACTGACTGCTCCTTTATCTTCCTCTACATCCTCTGCACCATGTCCATCAGACAG AACATTCAGAAGATGCTCGGCCTCGCACCCTCCAGAGCTGCAACAAAACAGGCCGGAGGCTTCCTGGGACCTCCTCCCCAAGCAGCTAAGTTCTCCTAA
- the uck2a gene encoding uridine-cytidine kinase 2-A — protein MPGDSETKPGDQAENESNNRQPFLIGVAGGTASGKSSVCSKIMEMLGQNEIDHHQRQVAILSQDCFYRVLTPEQKAKAIKGQFNFDHPDAFDNDLIIATLWDIKEGKTVHIPVYDFVSHSRKEETVTLYPADVVLFEGILMFYSQEIRDLFQMKLFVDTDADTRLSRRVLRDISERGRDLESVLAQYITFVKPAFEEFCLPTKKYADVIIPRGADNLVAINLIVQHIQDILNGGLTKRLSGWFNGYGTTKKQPNMESSSRPH, from the exons ATGCCAGGCGACAGCGAGACAAAGCCAGGTGACCAAGCCGAAAATGAGAGCAATAATCGGCAGCCTTTCCTCATTGGTGTGGCTGGTGGGACAGCCAGCGGCAAG TCGTCGGTGTGCAGCAAGATCATGGAAATGCTGGGGCAGAACGAGATCGACCACCACCAGCGGCAAGTGGCCATCCTCAGCCAGGACTGCTTCTACAGGGTCCTCACCCCTGAGCAGAAGGCCAAGGCAATCAAGGGCCAGTTCAACTTCGACCACCCAG ATGCATTTGACAACGACCTCATAATCGCGACCCTGTGGGACATCAAGGAGGGAAAAACAGTACACATCCCTGTTTATGACTTTGTTTCCCATTCCAG GAAGGAAGAGACAGTGACATTGTACCCTGCTGATGTGGTGCTGTTTGAGGGCATCCTGATGTTCTATTCTCAGGAGATCCGAGACCTCTTCCAAATGAAGCTGTTTGTGGACACAGACGCAGATACACGTCTATCACGAAGAG TGCTGCGTGATATAAGTGAACGTGGACGGGACTTGGAAAGCGTTCTAGCACAGTACATTACTTTTGTCAAGCCTGCATTTGAGGAGTTCTGTCTGCCA ACGAAGAAATATGCGGATGTGATCATACCAAGAGGAGCTGACAACCTTG TTGCTATAAATCTCATAGTTCAACACATCCAGGATATTCTAAATGGTGGTTTGACCAAACGGCTGAGCGGGTGGTTTAATGGTTATGGAACGACAAAGAAGCAGCCAAACATGGAGTCCAGCAGTCGGCCCCACTGA